Below is a window of Phycisphaerae bacterium DNA.
CGACCGAAGACATCACAGAAAACCAAGGGCTATCAGGGCCAACCCTGTTTGCCCTTGTAGAACACGAAACCGACAAAACGCTCACACAACCGACAAACCAGGAGTCAGAACGATGTTCAATTTTCGCAATGCTCCACCTCGAAATCGACCCAGCGCCTTCCGACCCCATGCTGCCGGCTCAGCCTCCAGCCGCACACGCAACGAAGCCGCAGCCTCACCCACCAAGCCAATGGGCCGGCTCAGCAGCCTTCCGCCGCTGGCGGATCCGAATGCCCGTGAAGATGACGGGATTCTCCGGTTTTTCGGTCTCTGATTGTGTATTTGCTCAGCGCTCCGGTTCGCGCCGAGCAGAACCATACGAATTCCCCGGGGGATCGTGCGATGGACCGATTTCCGGTCGGGCGGGTGGAACTCCACCCCCGCCGTCTTAGTCGGCCCGCCATCCTGATAATATCGGACGTTCCCGATGCTTTCCGTCGCGTCATACGGCCCATCTGAGCCGATGTTACGCGCCAGTTCCTGCATCAAATCACCACTTTCGGTGTCGCAGGTGGCCGCCGATCTTTCGCGGCGGCGTCGCGTTAGCGCGATATTTGCGAATTATCAATTCATCCTTGAATCTACGCCGCAACGACGGGACACTATAATCGCGGCCGCTTGGCACGGGCGGGCCTCCGCCCCATCCGGCTGCGCAAGAATGCGCGTTTCGGATGCTGAAGGATCCGGACGGTAGCTGCCGTGCGCCTCGAATTGCTTTGCGGCACTCAAGTTGTAGGGAAATAGACGCGCTGGGGCGCCTCGCGACAATCCGCCCTCAGTCATGGAGGAATCGACTTGCAACCGGACGATTCAGGCAGCCGGTCGAAAGCAATCAAGCTTGGTGGCGCAGCGATCGCGCTGATTGCGGCACTGATCATCGGATACTACCAGCTTGGCGGCCCGGATGCCGCTGATCAGGCGGCATTTCGGCCGTACATCGATATCGAAACCGGCGAAGTGTTCCATTACACTATTAAGGAAGGCGATATCGAACCGATCAAAGCGCCCTCGGGCAAACTGACCGGCTATCGAGCTGAAGCCTGCTACTGGGGGAAGGACGCGGACGGCAAGTGGTACATCAAGGACAAGCCGACGTATGTCGTCCTGAAAAATCGGATTGATCCGACTTCGACCGAGGAAACGTACTGTCCGGACTGCGGACGGCGCGTTGTGGGTCACAATAAGAAACCGACCCAGAGCGACATCGACCGAGCGAACGGCGTCACTCCGGAGCCGGATCCGACTGAAGCGGAGCAAATGGAGCGCGACTGATCCCGGCGACCGTCCGGAATTTGATTTTCAATCGCAAGAGAAGGTGCAACGTCATGCGAAGAGGCAGGTCCAACCAATTCCAACGGGCATTTACGCTGATTGAACTGCTCGTCGTTATTTCGATCATCGCCCTTTTGATTTCGATTCTGCTTCCGTCGCTTGCGACCGCGCGGCGCGTCGGGCAACGTGTCAAGTGCATGGCAAACCTGAAGTCGATCGCGTCGGGCGCCGTGCAGTACGGCACTGACAACAACGACTGGCCGCCGGGCGCTCCGGGCGGCTCAGGTGCGTATCTCGCGGGGGCGCCTCTGGCGTACGGCCAATCTGTTCAGCGGTACGACTTTCTGGGTCCGCTTGAGCGAATCTGGCAGTTGGGATTCGACTTTCCGGATCAGGGTGACACGGCCGGCGTCATCAAGCGGTTCAATCGAATCCGCAGTGACACCATGTTCCTCTGCCCTTCGAACAAATTTCTGGCCGACCACTTTTCCGGGCTGAATGCGGGCGTCGGTCCGATGATCAGCTACAACACGTCGCGGTACCAGATGTGGGTTCGCGCAGCGAGCGGTGCGCAGGCAGGGATCCCGACCGACAGCTCAACCGGCCTGAGCTGGTACAACAACGGATTCGAAGTGAAGCTTCCGCAGGAATACAAGCCGTCGATTACTCGGATCGGCTCGCCATCGCGCAAGATTTTCGCGGCGGACGGCGCCCGCTTTTCGAATTCGGACACGCCTCCGGACTATGACATGACGGTCAATGGAACCTGGGGCGGGACTTTTTCGGATAGCGCGCCTTTCCAGGGACCGGCGGCCGGCAGCCAATCGTGGGATCGATCGCTCGCTCCTGGCAACGGCGGGAACGGCTCGGTCGATGCCCGCATCTACGCCTTTCGTCATGCCAATGCCGATCCGGGCCGAGGGGCCCGGGCGAATTCCTATCGTTTGAACGTCAGCTTCTACGACGGCCATGTTGAGACGATGGGAGACCTTGAAGCATCCAACCCGCACCTCTGGATCCCGCAGGGCGGCACGATTGAACCGGGGAACGTGCTGAACGACGTGATTCAGGCCTTCGGCATTAACGGTGTGACGCGCATCGGAAACTAACAGGCGCGCGGCACTGCACACATGAAGTCCATCTGCGTATTCTGCGGATCGAGCGCCGGCACCCATCCAATC
It encodes the following:
- a CDS encoding prepilin-type N-terminal cleavage/methylation domain-containing protein — its product is MRRGRSNQFQRAFTLIELLVVISIIALLISILLPSLATARRVGQRVKCMANLKSIASGAVQYGTDNNDWPPGAPGGSGAYLAGAPLAYGQSVQRYDFLGPLERIWQLGFDFPDQGDTAGVIKRFNRIRSDTMFLCPSNKFLADHFSGLNAGVGPMISYNTSRYQMWVRAASGAQAGIPTDSSTGLSWYNNGFEVKLPQEYKPSITRIGSPSRKIFAADGARFSNSDTPPDYDMTVNGTWGGTFSDSAPFQGPAAGSQSWDRSLAPGNGGNGSVDARIYAFRHANADPGRGARANSYRLNVSFYDGHVETMGDLEASNPHLWIPQGGTIEPGNVLNDVIQAFGINGVTRIGN